In the Verrucomicrobiia bacterium genome, one interval contains:
- a CDS encoding AAA family ATPase: protein MSSAKLFLNKPTLILLYGFPGAGKTFFARQLCDDISAAHVQGDRIRFELFDQPRYDRQENEIVNHLMEYMAEEFLNAGISVVYDMNASRLSQRRALRDLARRVKAQPVLIWMQVDVESAFARSSKRDRRKADDKFAMPLDRSTYESIAGQMQNPEMTEDFMVISGKHTYHTQRSAVMKKLYDIGLVSPDNANTKMVKPGLVNLVPNPMGGRVDQSRRNIVIR from the coding sequence GTGAGTTCTGCTAAACTTTTCTTGAACAAACCCACCCTCATTTTGCTGTATGGCTTTCCCGGCGCCGGCAAGACCTTTTTTGCCAGGCAATTATGCGACGATATCAGCGCCGCACATGTACAGGGCGACCGCATTCGGTTTGAGCTGTTTGACCAGCCCCGTTATGACCGTCAAGAGAACGAAATCGTAAACCATCTCATGGAATACATGGCCGAAGAGTTCCTGAACGCTGGTATCAGCGTAGTGTATGACATGAACGCCTCACGCTTGTCACAGCGCCGAGCTCTGCGCGACCTAGCCCGTCGGGTTAAGGCGCAGCCCGTTCTTATATGGATGCAAGTAGACGTCGAGAGCGCCTTTGCCCGCAGCAGCAAGCGTGACCGCCGCAAAGCAGACGACAAGTTTGCCATGCCGCTCGATCGCAGCACCTACGAATCCATCGCCGGACAGATGCAAAATCCAGAGATGACCGAGGACTTCATGGTTATCAGCGGCAAGCACACCTATCATACGCAGCGCAGCGCGGTTATGAAGAAGCTCTACGACATCGGACTTGTCAGTCCCGACAACGCCAACACCAAGATGGTCAAGCCCGGCTTGGTCAACCTGGTGCCCAACCCTATGGGTGGCCGCGTTGATCAGTCCCGTCGAAATATTGTTATTAGATAG